Proteins encoded by one window of Halobacteriovorax sp. GB3:
- a CDS encoding MarC family protein, which yields MNIENTETLKFMITLITIINPIGVIPIFLSLTESFSQNHVKSVAKTCAIAVATTLALSTVFGQNILTFFGISIASFTIGGGVLLFSMAFSMIKAAPSKAKISKSEMENFESRSDLGVVPLAIPILAGPGAISTSIIHAKELSDFSSWVGTVVVILVLSFAIYLILRSSRELGRKLGMVGMSVLTRVFGIILLAISIEMITGGIKDIFPLLQTSGL from the coding sequence ATGAACATTGAAAATACTGAAACATTGAAGTTCATGATCACACTTATTACGATCATCAACCCAATTGGGGTAATTCCCATCTTTCTTTCTTTAACAGAGAGTTTCAGTCAGAATCACGTAAAAAGTGTTGCCAAAACATGTGCTATCGCAGTTGCAACAACTCTTGCTCTAAGTACCGTCTTTGGTCAAAACATTCTTACTTTCTTTGGTATCTCGATTGCCTCGTTCACAATTGGTGGTGGTGTGCTTCTTTTTAGTATGGCCTTTTCCATGATTAAAGCGGCACCAAGTAAGGCAAAAATTAGTAAAAGCGAAATGGAAAACTTCGAATCAAGAAGTGACCTCGGCGTTGTACCGCTTGCCATCCCTATCCTCGCTGGACCAGGGGCAATCTCAACATCAATTATTCACGCTAAAGAACTCTCAGACTTTAGCTCATGGGTCGGCACTGTAGTCGTTATTCTTGTTCTGTCTTTTGCCATTTATTTAATTCTAAGAAGCTCTCGTGAACTTGGAAGAAAGCTCGGTATGGTTGGAATGAGTGTTCTTACTCGTGTCTTTGGTATCATCCTCTTGGCCATTTCAATTGAAATGATTACTGGTGGAATCAAAGATATCTTTCCACTTCTTCAAACTAGTGGCCTATAA